DNA sequence from the Actinacidiphila yeochonensis CN732 genome:
GCGGGCACGGGCCGCGGCGGTGCCCGTCACGCACGCGGAAGCGCCCACCTGTGGGAGGAAACCGTGCAGGTGTCCCGCCCGGCCGTGCGGCTGACCGTCATCGTCAACGAGAGCGACCGCTACCACCGCGGGCCGCTCTCGGACGAGATCGTGCGCCGCGCCCGCGAGGCGGGTCTGCCCGGGGCCGCTGTCTTCCGCGGGGTCGAGGGGTTCGGCTCGTCCTCGCTCATCCACACCGACCGGCTGCTGTCGATGAGCGAGGACCTGCCGGTGGCCGTCGTCATCGTGGACGACGAGGAACCGATCCGGCGCTTCGTCCGGCAACTGGAC
Encoded proteins:
- a CDS encoding DUF190 domain-containing protein, whose protein sequence is MSRPAVRLTVIVNESDRYHRGPLSDEIVRRAREAGLPGAAVFRGVEGFGSSSLIHTDRLLSMSEDLPVAVVIVDDEEPIRRFVRQLDEIGVGGLVVLDACEITHHVPDRPEGGSSEAGL